The Scyliorhinus canicula chromosome 17, sScyCan1.1, whole genome shotgun sequence DNA window aaatgaccagattcattcagctcaatttcacaacctgcctttgtgtttttgtggcttCTCTctaactccctattttctgttttagatcagtttcacagggtgttagGAGGGAAGGATTTGATAGAAGAAGGAAGCCAAATATCACATCAAAATCTGAGTCAATTATTTTCTCTGAACCTGACTGTCATCATATTTTGAAGATGGAAGGAAAAAGCCCTGTTCACAGTGGAGAGaaactgtcttgtgtgtgtgaacAAGGCTTTAGTCAGTCATCTGATCTGTTGGAACATAAATGCAGTCACAACAGGGAGAAAGCATGGCAATGtggagagtgtgggaagggattcgatttcccatcccagctggaaattcatcatcgcagtcacactggggagaagccatttacctgcactgactgtgggaagCGATTTACTAGATCATCCATCCTGCTGATACACCGGCGCATTCATACTGGGGatagaccattcacctgctctgagtgtgggaagggattcactcagtcatccaccctgcagagacaccagagagttcacactggggagaggccattcgcctgcccagagtgtgggaaaagattcactcagtcatccactctgcttagacaccagcgacttcacactgtgGAGGGGGTGTTCATCTGCTCTACGTGTGGAGAGGGTTTCACTAAGTTTCCCAACCTACTGACGCACCAACAAGTTCACGATTAACTCCAGACATTGGATTTTGCAGTTACTCAtgtccaggactgaaccatgttcattgggGTTTGTTGCTGCTGATGTAAATAAACTCCAACTCCGTTATGAAAGATAATATTCTggataataaataaataacattcATGTTAATCAAACAGTgtctagtttttaaaaatatctcgAACACAAGTTAATTAATTTTGATGTGATCTCCTTCTCCCCTCCATCCACTTCTCCAACAACAAGTGTGAGGAGCTCAACCACCTCCCCGAGGTACTGGAACGatttgggctaggagcaggattcaccacctgggtgaggctcctgtacaacgctcccaaatcAAGTGTCTGAActaaccagctctgaatacttccagctacagagaggaacaagacagggctgccccttgtccccactcttgtttgcgctagcgatcgaacccctggcgatagccctgcggggcCCAAAAAgttgacctctcggaatttctccacctggagaagattaagtacgtcatccgagggtcagaggaaggcttcctggatacttgggggccgTTCGTCGgcctgtctctgtaatctcctccatgctcttgtttctctctctctgtattctccatgctctgtctctctctctctgtaatctcctccatgctcttgtttctctctgtaatctccatgctctgtctctctctctctgtaatctcctccatgcACGTGTTTTGTATCTGGGAaaactgggactgcggtgctgaggacactggttcgaatcccggcccgggctcactgtccatgtggagtttgcacattctccccttgtctgcgtgggtttcacccccacaacccaaagatgtgctggttaggtggattggccacgctaaattgccccttaattggaaaaggaaaataagtggctactctaaatttattttttttaaatgtatctgGGAAAATATTCTTACTTATGCCAGGTCATGTGATGTGCAGTgccgtcagcagagtgtttgtgcaGGCTATGAGCAGATCACCATCCTGATTGAACAACACCCTTAACAAACCTCTCATTGAGTTTCACAAGAATACAgaatgtgggcacctccataccttttctctttgtggcaacaaagaaatacaaCACATAACTGGCAATGGGTAATATTTGCTGCTGCTCTTGTTAGTGAAAGGGCAGAGGAATGGAAGAAGCTCATTTGCTTTTACAGAGAGCGAGCACAGGCAAGACAGGCTGAAAGGCCTCCGCCTGTATTGTAATTACTCAATGGTTCAAAAAAAAGACCTATATTGGAGGCCATGGACTAAATTCTGCCTCCAGACCCACCCGGTTCAAACTGGCTGTTAATTGGTCTGTGTTTCCATGAGCGACGCttgcaataaaaaaaaatcaaaatactgcagctgctgaaaatttgaaataaaaagagaaaatgctggaaatattcagcaacaTGTGGGGAGAGAGAAGCtaatttcatattttcactttgtgCAGcatgaactccagagaatataaatgGTAGTCAATATAAGCTCAGAAgtggaagaatcatagaatttacaatgcagaaggaggccattcggcccatcgagtctgcaccggctcttcgaaagagcaccctacccaagcccacacctccaccctccctgtaacccaataaccccacccaacctttttgaacactaagggtaatttagcgtggccaatccacctaacctgcacatctttggactgtgggaggaaacccacgcaggcacggtgagaacgtgcagattccgcacagacagtgaccgggaatcgaacctgggaccatggagctgtgaaacaattgtgctaaccactgtgctaccgtgctgccccgaaaggggggggggggggagagaagagaaatgCACTATGCCACAGGAAAAATTCCTGACTCAGAAAGAtggagtgagggttgggggggagtaagatgggggtggggagtaagatggtgggggggaggggagtgagatgggggggaGGCGTGAGATGGGGAGCGGTGGGATGAGATGGGGAGCGGGGGGagtcagatggtggggggagagagatgatggtggggagggagatggggaggagtGAGATAC harbors:
- the LOC119952413 gene encoding gastrula zinc finger protein XlCGF49.1-like, giving the protein MRRSVSQGVRREGFDRRRKPNITSKSESIIFSEPDCHHILKMEGKSPVHSGEKLSCVCEQGFSQSSDLLEHKCSHNREKAWQCGECGKGFDFPSQLEIHHRSHTGEKPFTCTDCGKRFTRSSILLIHRRIHTGDRPFTCSECGKGFTQSSTLQRHQRVHTGERPFACPECGKRFTQSSTLLRHQRLHTVEGVFICSTCGEGFTKFPNLLTHQQVHD